In one Hippocampus zosterae strain Florida chromosome 10, ASM2543408v3, whole genome shotgun sequence genomic region, the following are encoded:
- the zpld1b gene encoding zona pellucida-like domain-containing protein 1: MMAAKRFAGAQMTPSCFLVLLLMSGVASVSAQFNGYNCDASHHSRFPGEQDISVYCGVQTITVKINFCPVLFSGYTDTDLALNGHHGDTQCRGFINNNTFPTVVLFTIGLSTLEACGNSLEVITALGPNAYGNMSLVQIGNISGFVDSPDPPTIISYLPGLLYKFSCSYPLEYLVNNSELASSSVAISVKDSNGTFVSTLSLMLYNDSTYNQLLSIPMAGLALKTRVFAAVKATNLDKRWNILMDYCYTTPSGNPNDELRYDLFLGCYKDPQTTVFENGKSQMGRFSFEVFRFVKHRHQKMSTVFLHCVTKLCKSDDCIMLMPICGRRRKRDERAGLGSPPAASGNAVLSAGPIITRSDDTPTNNSQLVAGDPSQPMNPMTMALISGVVILGGISVGFVLLSLHLLQKARLPTSSSAAAASGAWNPAFK; encoded by the exons ATGATGGCGGCCAAACGTTTCGCGGGTGCCCAAATGACGCCATCGTGCTTCCTCGTCCTACTCCTGATGAGCGGCGTCGCGTCGGTGTCGGCGCAGTTTAACGGATACAATTGTGACGCCAGCCACCACAGCAGGTTTCCTG GCGAGCAGGACATCAGCGTGTACTGCGGCGTGCAGACCATTACGGTGAAGATTAACTTCTGCCCCGTGCTGTTCTCCGGCTACACTGACACGGACCTGGCCCTCAACGGTCACCATGGCGACACCCAGTGCCGTGgcttcatcaacaacaacacCTTCCCCACGGTTGTGCTGTTCACCATCGGACTCAGCACCCTGGAAGCTTGTGGCAACAGCCTGGAG GTGATCACAGCGCTCGGGCCCAACGCTTACGGGAACATGTCGCTGGTACAAATCGGGAACATCTCCGGCTTTGTAGACTCCCCCGACCCGCCGACAATCATCAGCTACCTCCCTGGTTTGTTATACAAATTCAGCTGCAGCTACCCACTGGAGTACTTGGTCAATAACTCAGAGTTGGCATC CTCGTCAGTCGCAATATCCGTCAAAGACAGCAACGGCACGTTTGTGAGCACGCTGAGTCTCATGCTGTACAAC GATTCAACATACAATCAACTGCTCTCCATCCCCATGGCCGGTCTGGCTTTGAAGACCAGAGTGTTTGCCGCAGTCAAGGCCACAAACCTGGACAAACG TTGGAACATCTTGATGGACTACTGTTACACCACCCCCTCAGGGAATCCTAATGATGAACTCCGCTACGACCTTTTCCTGGG CTGCTACAAAGACCCTCAGACCACCGTTTTTGAGAATGGCAAGAGTCAGATGGGACGTTTTTCCTTTGAGGTTTTCCGCTTTGTGAAGCACCGGCACCAGAAGATGTCCACGGTGTTCTTGCACTGCGTCACCAAACTGTGTAAAAGTGACGACTGCATAATGCTAATGCCG ATCTGCGGGCGGCGAAGAAAGCGAGACGAACGGGCCGGCCTCGGTTCGCCTCCGGCTGCCAGTGGCAACGCCGTTCTTAGCGCCGGACCGATCATCACCAGGAGTG ATGATACCCCCACCAACAACAGTCAGCTTG TGGCAGGCGACCCCTCACAGCCGATGAATCCGATGACCATGGCGCTGATCTCAGGCGTGGTCATCCTGGGCGGGATTAGCGTCGGCTTCGTGCTGCTGTCGCTGCACCTCCTGCAGAAGGCACGCCTCCCAACATCCTCCTCGGCTGCTGCAGCCTCAGGAGCTTGGAACCCTGCTTTTAAATGA